One window from the genome of Ammoniphilus sp. CFH 90114 encodes:
- a CDS encoding DUF881 domain-containing protein gives MIAAKKNRTTLLLITVTCLLVGYLLGIQYLSNQQESQKDNQDVTLLRQELQKKRENNMNLQADIEKSHGLLQQYRSSIKEADSFSVIQEEIERLQTLTGSAGVEGQGLIVRIEDIPYDDNDSYFENYFDEIVYDDDLRYLVNELFASGARHMALNGHRITPTTYIRTVGDNILIDTIPINTPYIIEAIGDPALLESSIKIKGFEEYFSIMNKQLVLERIDKMRISPFRGSPYIREMKPLEEKTSG, from the coding sequence GTGATCGCAGCAAAAAAAAATAGAACAACCCTTTTACTCATAACGGTCACTTGTTTACTAGTTGGCTATCTCTTAGGTATACAATATTTATCTAATCAGCAAGAATCACAAAAAGATAATCAGGACGTTACCCTCCTTCGGCAAGAATTACAAAAGAAACGCGAAAATAATATGAACCTGCAAGCCGATATTGAAAAATCTCATGGCCTCCTTCAACAATATAGAAGTTCCATCAAAGAGGCAGATTCTTTTTCTGTTATTCAGGAAGAAATTGAACGTCTTCAAACCTTAACGGGGAGTGCAGGCGTGGAGGGTCAAGGGCTTATCGTGCGAATTGAAGACATTCCCTACGACGATAACGATAGTTATTTTGAAAACTACTTTGATGAGATTGTATATGATGATGACCTTCGGTACCTTGTTAATGAATTGTTTGCGTCTGGGGCTCGTCATATGGCTTTGAATGGCCATCGGATTACTCCTACCACTTATATTAGAACCGTTGGTGACAACATATTAATTGACACCATACCTATTAATACCCCGTATATCATTGAAGCCATTGGAGACCCTGCTCTATTAGAATCTTCTATAAAGATAAAAGGGTTTGAAGAGTATTTTAGCATCATGAATAAGCAGCTCGTCTTGGAAAGAATAGATAAAATGAGGATTAGCCCTTTTCGAGGCAGTCCCTATATTCGTGAGATGAAGCCTTTAGAAGAAAAAACATCAGGATAA